In Sphaeramia orbicularis chromosome 1, fSphaOr1.1, whole genome shotgun sequence, a genomic segment contains:
- the wdr19 gene encoding LOW QUALITY PROTEIN: WD repeat-containing protein 19 (The sequence of the model RefSeq protein was modified relative to this genomic sequence to represent the inferred CDS: inserted 10 bases in 9 codons; deleted 10 bases in 10 codons; substituted 1 base at 1 genomic stop codon), producing MHKDTLNHTAESQVPQEPVKIEKPPKFAGMASKKQTDALYKCFRPCGQSLAGSSLLYKWQKSLGNYIAVAGHDNSVKIFDRHGHKWTELNLPGRCVGMDWDKDGDILAVIAAKSGSIYLWDASVNKTSQIDSGMRDQMPSYYVKTGPLWQLGXSQGNLLITINKTSRKIPVLGKHTKKITCGCWSTQNILALGSDDNTLSISNHEGDTIRQTALHGEPAEVFFSLMKTDERSSQGENTVSISVDKRILILFNINDPENRIELTFQRHYGSIVSYRWYGDGYIPHWFSHGYFVVISTHIREIGQELYQARNHKDSLNSVAISSALNKAAFCGDNTIKIHELPEIKDISNIIGLDDENKGLDQLSWTDDGQLLAVSTQKGALHVFLTKLPILGDSFGTRTAYLTSLLEVTVSNQVEGESPVAIEVEVQPTFIAVGPSHVAVGMNNRAWFYALTDREPGFTKLKDIEYLGTIASMCLNSDYAAALFEGKVQLHMIEGKDQEEKRQMKXFPDDDRKGRILXHALTTDFLYYSTDLGNVVCFLVEXWETLNTYNHNVGVRKXFPDINGTRLXFIDDKNGGFLLSPATDSCFEIPNFSPTIXGVLWDNWHVDRGVFVAYNDDKVYTYALHKTTIYGPQVVLVGSTPLLYSQKPLLLYNGELTCQTTSGKLVRWALSTHSFLKRKKRRTSRSQEQSMQLSQALMLKRFHEAWYLCKSTNADKDWAELGKACPHPHGGRAGHQVYRMSGNVGMVMSLQSIHGIEDRNLLAGHLAMFLDEYNLAQDLYLSSSCPIAALEMRRDLLHWDSALMLAKRLAEDQIPFISKEXAVHLEFIGDYVNALAHYEKGMTRTNDMQEHDEVCQAGVARMSIRMGDIRRGAAQAIQHPSRVLKKECGAILESXKQFSEAARSMKQGQYYDKAASVYIRCKNWAKVGELLPHVSSPKIHLQYAKAQEADGKYKDAAQAYESAKDWDNMIRVLLDHLNNPEDAVRIVRETQSIDGAKMVARFFLRLNDYGSAIHFLVLSQCNDEAFQLAQQHGQMEVYADIIGSEATQEDYQSIALYFEGEKKHLLAGKFFQKCGQYSRALKHFLKCPNTEDNLAVEMAIETVGQAKDNSLTNQLIDYLMGESDGMPKDAKYLFRLYMALQQYREAARTAIIIAREEQCAGNYRNAHDVLFSMYTELQAQKIKIPAEMATNLMILHSYLLVKIHVKRGDHXKGARMLIRVSNNISKFPAHVVPILTSAVIECHRAGLKDSAFSFAAMLMRPEYRNDIDQKYRKKIEAMVRRPDTSELEEETTPCPFCGFQLPQNELLCISCKNNLPYCIATGRHMLKEDWSICPHCEFPALYSQFILLLETEAVCPMCSETLSVQQVKKISDCSKYLQPDEPDQ from the exons atgcacaaagacacactTAACCACACAGCTGAAAGCCAAGTGCCCCAGGAGCCGGTGAAGATTGAAAAGCCTCCCAAATTTGCCGGCATGGCATCTAAAAAGCAGACGG ATGCACTATACA AATGTTTTCGTCCTTGCGGACAAAGCTTGGCAGGATCTAGTCTTCTGTATAAGTGGCAGAAAAGTCTTGGCAATTACATCGCTGTTGCAGG ACATGACAACTCAGTGAAAATATTTGATCGACATGGACACAAATGGACTGAACTCAACCTTCCAGG GCGCTGTGTGGGAATGGACTGGGATAAAGATGGGGACATTCTGGCAGTGATAGCTGCAAAATCTGGTTCCATCTACCTGTGGGATGCCAGCGTCAACAAAACATCCCAGATA GATAGCGGCATGAG AGATCAAATGCCTTCATATTATGTCAAGACTGGCCCTCTGTGGCAGTTGGG CAGTCAAGGAAACCTGTTGATTACAATCAACAAAACATCACGCAAAATCCCTGTTTTAG GTAAACACACCAAAAAGATCACCTGCGGGTGCTGGAGTACACAGAATATTCTGGCTCTGGGAAGTGATGACAACACTCTGAGTATCAGTAATCATGAGGGGGACACCATCAGACAG ACAGCTTTGCATGGTGAGCCAGCtgaagttttcttttctttgatgaaaacagatgaaagatCCTCCCAAGGAGAGAACACT GTGAGTATATCAGTGGACAAGAGGATCCTAATTCTTTTCAACATCAACGACCCAGAAAACCGGATAGAACTGACCTTTCAGCGACACTATGGAAGTATTGTGTCCTACCGCTG GTATGGGGATGGGTACATACCTCATTGGTTTTCCCATGGATACTTTGTGGTTATTTCTACCCACATCAGGGAGATAGGCCAGGAGCTCTATCAAGCCCGTAACCATAAGGACAGCCTCAACAGTGTGGCCATTTCATCGGCATTAAATAAGGCTGCCTTCTGCGGGGACAACAC TATAAAGATACATGAGCTCCCAGAAATCAAAGATATCAGCAATATAATT GGTCTGGATGATGAGAATAAAG GTCTTGACCAACTCAGCTGGACAGATGATGGTCAGTTGCTGGCGGTTTCCACCCAA AAAGGGGCACTCCATGTCTTCCTGACTAAGCTGCCTATCCTTGGTGACAGCTTTGGTACCCGGACGGCTTACCTGACATCCCTGCTGGAGGTCACTGTGTCTAACCAAGTGGAGGGg GAGAGTCCTGTGGCCATAGAGGTAGAAGTACAGCCCACTTTCATTGCAGTAGGACCCTCTCATGTGGCTGTTGGAATGAACAACAGAGCCTGGTTCTATGCATTGACGGACCGAGAGCCTG GTTTCACCAAGTTGAAAGACATTGAGTATTTGGGTACGATTGCCAGTATGTGCCTCAACTCAGACTATGCAGCGGCTCTATTTGAGGGAAAAGTGCAGTTACACATG aTTGAAGGCAAAGACCAGGAGGagaagaggcagatga tgttTCCAGATGATGACAGAAAAGGACGGATCC GTCATGCTCTCACCACAGATTTCCTTTACTACAGCACAGAT TTAGGTAATGTGGTGTGTTTCTTGGTGG GATGGGAAACATTGAACACTTATAACCACAACGTTGGAGTAAGGA GTTTTCCTGACATAAATGGCACACGGC GTTTTATCGATGACAAGAATGGCGGCTTCCTGCTCTCTCCT GCGACAGATTCCTGCTTTGAGATCCCAAACTTCTCACCCACCA CAGGAGTGCTTTGGGACAACTGGCATGTGGATAGAGGAGTGTTTGTAGCCTATAATGATGACAAAGTCTACACCTAT GCCTTGCACAAAACCACAATATATG GGCCACAGGTGGTGTTGGTGGGGAGCACTCCACTCCTCTATTCCCAGAAGCCTTTGCTGTTATACAATGGAGAGCTGACC TGTCAGACAACGAGTGGCAAACTAGTGAGGTGGGCCCTGAGCACACACTCCTTCCTCAAGCGCAAAAAACGGCGCACCAGTAGA TCACAAGAGCAAAGTATGCAGCTCAGCCAAGCTCTCATGCTCAAGAG gtTCCATGAAGCCTGGTATCTGTGTAAATCA ACAAATGCAGACAAAGACTGGGCTGAGTTAGGCAAAGCTTGTCCTCATCCACATGGAGGTAGAGCTGGCCATCAGGTCTACCGCATGAGTGGCAACGTAGGCATGGTCATGTCACTGCAGAGCATCCAT GGAATAGAAGATAGGAATTTACTGGCAGGCCATTTGGCCATGTTTTTGGATGAATACAACCTTGCTCAGGACCTTTATCTTTCCTCAAGCTGCCCAATTGCTGCTCTGGAG ATGAGGAGGGACCTGTTGCATTGGGACAGCGCTCTCATGTTAGCCAAGCGCCTAGCAGAAGATCAGATTCCATTTATATCTAAGG TTGCAGTCCACCTGGAGTTTAT TGGAGACTATGTCAATGCTCTGGCACACTATGAGAAAGGCATGACACGCACCAATGACA TGCAGGAACATGATGAGGTGTGTCAGGCAGGTGTAGCCAGGATGTCCATCCGGATGGGTGATATCAGGAGAGGAGCGGCTCAGGCTATT CAACACCCAAGCAGAGTCCTCAAGAAGGAATGTGGAGCCATACTTGAGAGCTGAA AGCAATTCTCTGAGGCTGCTCGCTCTATGAAACAAGGCCAGTACTATGACAAGGCCGCATCAGTCTACATTCGGTGTAAAAACTg GGCAAAGGTGGGTGAGTTGCTCCCACACGTCTCTTCTCCAAAA ATCCACCTCCAATACGCAAAGGCCCAGGAGGCAGATGGCAA GTATAAGGACGCAGCTCAA GCTTATGAAAGCGCGAAAGACTGGGATAACATGATCCGCGTACTGTTGGACCATCTGAACAACCCAGAGGATGCCGTTCGCATTGTCAGGGAGACGCAGAGCATCGATGGAGCAAAGATGGTTGCCAG GTTCTTCCTGCGGTTGAATGACTACGGTTCTGCTATCCATTTCCTGGTTCTGTCTCAGTGTAATGATGAAGCCTTCCAGCTGGCTCAGCAACATGGACAGATGGAGGTCTACGCAGACATCATTG GCTCTGAGGCGACACAGGAGGATTACCAGAGCATCGCCCTCTACTTTGAGGGGGAGAAGAAACACCTGTTGGCTGGAAAGTTCTTTCAGAAATGTGGCCAGTACAGCAGA GCGTTGAAGCACTTCCTGAAATGTCCAAACACTGAAGATAACTTGGCTGTTGAGATGGCAATAGAGACG GTGGGCCAAGCcaaagacaactctctgaccaatcagctgATAGATTACCTGATGGGAGAGAGTGATGGTATGCCAAAG GATGCCAAGTACCTGTTTCGTTTGTACATGGCTCTGCAGCAGTACAGAGAGGCTGCTCGCACCGCCATCATCATCGCCAGAGAAGAGCAGTGTGCAG GGAACTACCGTAACGCCCACGATGTCCTGTTTAGTATGTACACTGAGCTACAGGCCCAGAAAATTAAAATACCTGCTGAGATGGCCACCAATCTCATGATCCTCCACTCCTACCTATTAGTCAAG ATCCATGTAAAAAGAGGAGATC CTAAAGGGGCGCGCATGCTCATTCGTGTTAGCAACAATATCAGCAAATTTCCTGCAC ATGTGGTTCCCATTCTGACATCAGCTGTCATTGAATGCCACCGTGCCGGCTTGAAGGACTCGGCCTTCAGCTTTGCCGCCATGTTAATGAGACCAGAGTACCGCAACGACATCGACCAGAAATACAGGAAGAAGATAGAGGCTATGGTTCG ACGTCCAGATACCTCGGAGCTGGAAGAAGAGACGACTCCGTGTCCCTTCTGTGGTTTCCAGTTACCACAGAATGAACTGCTGTGCATCTCCTGCAAGAACAACCTGCCTTACTGCATCGCCACGGGTCGGCACATGCTCAAAGAGGACTGGTCCATTTGTCCTCACTGCGAATTCCCTGCTCTCTACTCACAGTTCATCCT GTTGCTGGAGACTGAAGCCGTGTGTCCCATGTGTTCAGAGACTCTGAGCGTCCAACAGGTCAAGAAAATCTCAGATTGTTCCAAATACCTACAACCTGATGAACCAGATCAGTGA